From a region of the Xyrauchen texanus isolate HMW12.3.18 chromosome 47, RBS_HiC_50CHRs, whole genome shotgun sequence genome:
- the LOC127639080 gene encoding troponin T, cardiac muscle isoforms-like — MNLSCICTEQPEPEPEEAPAEEEATDETKPKPKFMPNITAPKIPEGDKVDFDDIHRKRQEKDLTELQSLIEAHFIQRKRDEEELIALVNRIEKRRAERAEQQRIRAEKEKERQARLAEEKERREQEEQRKKHDEDAKKKKALTNMTHTYGGIQQKGEGRKGAKKQTEREKKKKILTDRRKPLNIDHLSEDKLKEKANELWQWMMQLEAEKFDLGEKLKRQKYDITQLLARVKDHQSAKGRGKGKVGGRLR; from the exons ATGAACTTATCTTGTATCTGTACAGAGCAGCCAGAACCTGAACCAGAAG AAGCCCCTGCTGAGGAAGAGGCCACAG ATGAGACGAAACCAAAGCCAAA GTTCATGCCTAACATCACCGCTCCAAAGATTCCTGAAGGAGATAAGGTGGACTTTGAT gacATCCACAGGAAGCGTCAGGAGAAGGATTTAACAGAGCTGCAGTCTCTCATTGAAGCTCATTTCATTCAGAGGAAGAGAGATGAAGAGGAGCTGATCGCTCTGGTCAACAGAATT GAGAAGCGTCGTGCAGAGAGAGCAGAGCAGCAGAGAATCCGTGCAGAGAAGGAAAAGGAGAGACAAGCTCGTCTGGCC GAAGAAAAGGAGAGGAGAGAGCAAGAGGAACAGAGGAAGAAACATGATGAGGATGCTAAGAAAAAGAAAGCTCTTACCAACATGACACACACGTATGGAGGAATCCAGCAGAAG GGCGAGGGTCGTAAAGGAGCAAAGAAACAGACGgaaagagagaagaagaagaagatccTGACTgataggaggaagccacttaacaTTGACCATCTGTCTGAAGATAAACTCAA AGAGAAGGCCAACGAGCTGTGGCAGTGGATGATGCAACTGGAGGCCGAGAAGTTCGACCTCGGCGAGAAACTGAAGAGACAGAAATATGAC ATTACTCAGCTTCTGGCTAGAGTCAAGGATCATCAGAG tgccaAGGGCCGTGGCAAGGGCAAGGTTGGTGGCAGGCTGAGGTAA